The Pseudomonas nunensis genome includes the window ACAGGCACAATGCTGGCAGTGCCAGGCGGGAGACAGGGGGCATCGGATATTCCAGGCCAGAAGTTATTCCGGCAGCCTAATGGGTTGGTCAGTATTTGTCAGTGTGTGAGACTTCAATGATGCGTTTTCGCTGCCTGTGGGTTATCGGCTGTTTGTGGTTTCCCTTGATGGGCTGGGCGGCACCCGCGCCCCCGGCGCATGTTGCACATTTGTCGGCGGCCCAGCAGCAATGGCTGGCCGAGCATGGCGAATTGCGCGTCGGCGTTGTATTGCAGGCGCCCTATGCGCAATACGATCGTCGCTTGCAACGCTTGTCCGGGGTCAACGTCGAGCTAATGAAATGGCTGGCCAAGGCGCTAAAAGTCGAGCTCAGCTGGCGTAACTTTCCCGACGTGGAACAACTGGAAGCGGCGGTGCGCGAAGGCGAAGTCGATATCGCCCCTGGACTGACGCAAACCCCCGGCGGGCTGCGGCTTTGGCAATTCTCCGATCCGTACATGCGCGTGCCGCAACTGGTGGTCAGTGACCAGAAGGGCACCGGTGTGGTGGAGCTGGAAAAACTCGACAGCCAGACTCGCGTCGCCGTGCGCATGCCCAGCGTCATCGCCGATTACCTGCGCAGCAACTTCCCCCATTTGAACCTGCAAGGCGTGCCTATCGAGCGTCAGGCGTTGCAGTTGCTGTTGAGTCAGCAGGCCGGTTACGCGGTGGTCGACGAGGCGCAACTCGGGCGATTGTCCGCAGAACCGGAGTTCGCCGGGCTGGTGGTCGTAGGCGACATCGGCTTGCCGCAACTGCTGCGGGTGGCCACGCGCCGGGACTGGCCGGAGCTGGCCGGCATCGTCGAAAGTGCGCTGCGGGCGATCCCGGCCAAGGACCTGGAACAGCTGCACAACCAATGGCTGCAACCCAAATACCCGCGACTGTCCGAGTCGCCGGGGTTCTGGCAAAACCTTTGCCTGCTGTTGGCGGTGTTGTTGCTGAGTAGCATGGCCATCGTGTTCTGGCAGCGGCGCCAGCAACACAGCCTGGAGCAACGGCTGCTGGCGGCGCGGGAAGACATTGCCCTGCGCCAGGCCAGTGAAGAAGCCTTGCGCCTGACCCAGTTTTCCATCGATCAGAGCACCGTCGGCATCCTTTGGGTCAACTGGGACAGCCACGTGCGCTACGCCAACCGCGCCGCCGAAACCATGCTCGGCTATCCGTCCGGCGGGATTATCGACCGTCCGTTGATCGACTTCGAACCCGGCCTGCACATGGACCGCTGGCTGAACCTGTGGAAACGCGCGCGGGCCAGCGAGGAGGGGCCGCAAAGTTTCGAAACCAATTGTGTGCGGGCCGACGGCAGCATCCTGCCAGCGGATGTGTCGTTGAGCTTCCTGCGGTTTCGCGACGGCGAATACCTGGTGGTGTACCTGAATGACGTCACCGAACGCCGCCGTGCCCTGGCTGCTTTGCAGGAAAGCGAGGCCCGACTACAAGGGATCGCCGCCAACGTCCCCGGATTGGTCTTTCGCCTGGAGCGGGCGCCGGTGACCGGGCAAATCGACTTTGCCTACATCAGCGAAGGCAGCGAAAGCCTGGTCGGCTACTCGCCAGCGACTTTGGCCCATCGCGATAAAGGACTACGAAGTCTGGTGCATCCGGACGACAAGGCCAGTTATCACCAGACCCAGGATCATGCGCTGGACACTGACAGCGACTGGTCGTGGCAAGGGCGGATCCTGACCCGATCGGGTGAACAGCGCTGGGCCGAGATCAAGGCCATCACCCGACGTTTGGAGGATGGCGCGTATGTCTGGGACGGGATTGTCTGGGACATCAGCGAGAGCAAGCTCATCGAGCTGGAACTGGCCAGTTCCCGGGAACAATTGCGCGAGTTGTCGGCGCACCTCGAGAGCGTGCGGGAAGAGGAAAAGGCCCGCATCGCCCGGGAAGTTCACGACGAGCTGGGGCAGATGTTGACCGTGTTGAAACTGGAAACCTCCATGTGCGAATTGGCCTACGCCCAGCTCGACCCAGGTTTGAACGAGCGCTTGAACAGCATGAAGCGGTTGATCGCCCAACTGTTCCAACTGGTGCGGGATGTGGCCACGGCGTTGCGGCCACCGATTCTCGATGCCGGGATCGCCTCGGCTATTGAATGGCAGGCCCGGCGTTTCGAGGCGCGTACGCAGATTCCGTGCCTGGTGCAGGTGCCGGAGAATCTGCCGGTGCTCAGCGATGCCAAGGCGATTGGCTTGTTCCGCATCCTTCAGGAAGCGCTGACCAATGTCATGCGCCATGCCCAGGCGCATACTGTCGAACTGACCCTGGCGCTGGAAGGCGACGAGTTGTGTCTGACGGTCAGCGATGATGGCGTAGGATTTGTTCCCGCCACCGGCCGGCCGACGTCGTTTGGCGTGGTAGGTATGCGCGAGCGGGTGTTGATCATGGGTGGGCAGTTGTCGCTAGAGAGTGAGCCGGGGGAGGGCACGACCCTGAGTGTGCGAGTGCCTGTGGATGAGGTCTGATGGTTTGTGGTGTTTGGGCTGACGCTTTCGCGAGCAGGCTCGCTCCCACAGGAATTTTGTGCACGTGTGGGAGCGAGCCTGCTCGCGAATAATCTTGGCCCTGACATAACAAGAATGGAGAACAACGTGATCCGTGTACTGGTAGCCGAAGACCACACCATCGTCCGCGAAGGCATCAAGCAGTTGATTGGCCTGGCCAAGGATTTACTGGTGGTGGGGGAGGCGAGCAATGGCGAGCAGTTGCTCGAAACCTTGCGTCATGTGCCCTGCGAAGTGGTGCTGCTGGACATCTCCATGCCTGGGGTCAATGGTCTGGAGGCGATCCCACGGATTCGCGCGTTGAACAATCCGCCAGCGATCCTGGTGCTGTCGATGCACGACGAAGCACAAATGGCCGCGCGCGCATTGAAGGTTGGCGCGGCGGGTTATGCGACCAAGGACAGCGATCCGGCGCTGTTGCTGACGGCGATCCGCAAGGTCGCGGCGGGCGGCCGCTACATCGACCCGGATCTGGCCGACCGCATGGTCTTCGAAGTCGGCCTGACCGATTCGCGACCATTGCACTCATTACTCTCGGAGCGCGAGTTCTCGGTGTTCGAACGCCTGGCCCAGGGCGCCAACGTCAACGACATCGCCCAGCAACTGGCCCTGAGCAGCAAAACCATCAGCACCCACAAGGCACGGCTGATGCAGAAGCTCAACATCACTTCCCTGGCGGAACTGGTGAAGTACGCGATGGAACACAAACTCCTCTAAAAACACCGCTTGCTACTGACCCACTGCAATCCCCCTGTGGGAGCGGGCTTGCTCGCGAAGGGGCAATGCCAGTCGACATCAATATTGTCTGACACACGCAGTCCTGTAGGCGCGAGGCTTGCCCGCGAAGGCGGCGTGTCAGCCAACATCGATGTTGAATGTGCTGACGCTTTCGCGGGCAAGCCTCGCTCCTACGGGGATCTCGTCGGCATGTCCATTTGCGACATGCCAGCAACGCCGCTTTTGCTTGTTCTTGTGGCTTGTAGCTTGCCGCTAACCGCTGTGTTTGCCCAAACGCGCCATCCTTGTAGGGCAATCCCTACCCCCAACCTTCCATCCGGCTGAGGCGATTCTCTCCTGCGCCCCGATTTGCGTGGTCCCCAGCGTCCACTAGGCTTAGACCACAAGCAGTCATCAACAACAAAGGTGTGGGTATGAGCCAGGTCGATTCAAGTGCAGGGGCCAATGACATTCTGGTCAGCTTTCGTGGAGTGCAGAAAAGCTACGACGGCGAGAACCTGATCGTCAAAGACCTCAACCTGGACATTCGCAAAGGCGAATTCCTCACCTTGCTCGGGCCGTCCGGCTCCGGCAAGACCACCAGCCTGATGATGCTCGCCGGTTTCGAAACCCCAACCGCCGGGGAAATCCTGCTGGCCGGGCGTTCCATCAACAACGTGCCGCCGCACAAGCGTGACATCGGCATGGTGTTCCAGAACTACGCATTGTTCCCGCACATGACCGTCGCCGAGAACCTCGCGTTCCCGCTGACTGTGCGCGGCTTGAACAAGAGCGATGTCAGCGACAAGGTCAAAAAAGTCCTGAGCATGGTCCAGCTCGACGCCTTCGCCCAGCGTTACCCGGCGCAGCTGTCCGGTGGTCAGCAGCAGCGTGTGGCATTGGCTCGGGCATTGGTGTTCGAACCGCAACTGGTGCTGATGGACGAACCCCTCGGCGCGCTGGATAAACAACTGCGCGAACACATGCAGATGGAAATCAAACACCTGCACCAGCGCCTCGGCGTGACTGTGGTCTACGTGACCCACGACCAGGGCGAAGCCCTGACCATGTCCGACCGCGTAGCGGTGTTCCACCAGGGCGAGATCCAGCAGATCGCCCCGCCGCGCACCCTCTACGAAGAACCGAAGAACACCTTCGTCGCCAACTTCATTGGCGAGAACAACCGCCTCAACGGCCGCTTGCACAGCCAGACCGGCGACCGCTGCATTGTCGAACTCGGGCGCGGCGAAAAGGTTGAAGCCCTGGCGGTCAACGTCGGCAAAACCGGCGAACCGGTCACGCTGTCGATTCGTCCGGAACGCGTGAGCCTCAATGGTTCGAGCGAATCCTGCGTCAATCGCTTCTCAGGAAGGGTGGCGGAATTCATCTATCTGGGCGACCACGTCCGGGTTCGCCTGGAAGTCTGCGGCAAGACCGACTTCTTTGTGAAACAACCGATTGCCGAGCTCGATCCCGAGCTGGCGGTGGGCGACGTGGTACCGCTTGGCTGGCAGGTCGAACACGTTCGCGCGCTCGACCCACTTCTAGAGGCGCATTGATCGCCCCGGCTACACCAACACCAACCCTGCACGTGGAGAGAACAATAAATGTTGAGATCCCTGAAATTAACCGCTTTAGTCATGGGCATGATCGGTGCGGCACACGCGATGGCGGCGGGTCCGGACCTGACCGTGGTGTCCTTTGGCGGGGCGAACAAGGCGGCGCAGGTCAAAGCCTTCTACGCACCGTGGGAAGCGGCGGGCAACGGCAAGATCGTCGCGGGCGAATACAACGGCGAAATGGCCAAGGTCAAAGCCATGGTCGACACCAAGAGCGTGTCCTGGGACCTGGTAGAAGTTGAATCGCCAGAACTGTCCCGTGGTTGCGACGAAGACATGTTCGAGCAGCTCGATCCGAAGTTGTTCGGCAAGACTGAAGATTACGTCAAAGGCGCGATCCAGCCCTGCGGCGTGGGCTTCTTCGTGTGGTCGACCGTGTTGGCCTACAACGCCGACAAATTGGCTTCCGCACCGACCAGTTGGGTCGATTTCTGGGACACCAAGAAATTCCCGGGCAAGCGCGGCCTGCGTAAGGGCGCCAAGTACACCCTGGAATTCGCTCTGATGGCTGACGGCGTTGCGCCGAAAGACGTCTACAAAGTGCTGGCCGGCAAAGATGGCCAGGACCGCGCGTTCAAGAAACTCGATGAACTCAAGCCAAGCATCCAGTGGTGGGAAGCCGGCGCACAGCCGCCGCAGTACCTCGCTTCCGGTGACGTGGTCATGAGCTCGGCCTACAACGGCCGGATCGCTGCCGTGCAGAAAGAAAGCAACCTGAAAGTGGTGTGGAACGGCGGGATCTACGACTTCGACGCGTGGGCGATTCCAAAAGGCCTGGATAAAACCCGAGCCGAAGCGGCGAAGAAATTCATCGCTTACTCGGTCATGCCGCAGCAGCAGAAGACCTACTCGGAAAACATCGCCTACGGCCCGGCCAACACCCAAGCCGTACCGTTGCTGGCCAAGGACGTGTTGAAAGACATGCCGACCACCCCGGAAAACATCGCCAACCAGGTGCAGATCGACGTCAGCTTCTGGGCTGACAACGGCGAGCAACTGGAGCAGCGCTTCAATTCCTGGGCTGCCAAATAAGCCCACCCCGTGGGCTTATCCACTCCTGTAGGAGCGAGGCTTGCCCGCGAAGACTGTGTGTCAGTCAGCATTAATGTTGAATGTGCCGACGTCTTCGCGGGCAAGCCTCGCTCCTACAGGGGGGATGTATAGCTAACAAGAACAGAGGTGGCCTGGCCGCCTCTGTAACGATCAAAGATTTCCGGAGTACGCCATGGCTATCGCCGTTCCCCTGAACGCGGGCACTGACCCCACCTTGAAGCAGCGGCTCAAGCACGCCGAGCGGATCAACCGCTGGAAAGCACAAGCCTTGATCGCGCCATTGGTGCTGTTTCTGTTGCTGGTGTTCCTGGTGCCGATCGTGGCGCTGCTCTACAAAAGTGTCGGTAACCCGGAAGTGGTCGGCGGCATGCCGCGCACCGTGACGGCTATCGCCAGTTGGGACGGCCGTGGTCTTCCAGCCGAACCGGTTTATAAAGCCGCCAGCGAAGACCTCGCCGAAGCGCGCAAAAACCAGACCTTGGGCGACTTGTCCAAGCGCTTGAACATGGAGTTGGCCGGCTACCGCAGCTTGCTGACCAAAACCGCTCGCGCCTTGCCGTTCGCCACCGAACCGGCCTCTTATAAAGAAGCGCTGGAAAGTCTCGACGAGCGCTGGGGTGATCCAGCCTATTGGCAAGCCGTGCGGCGCAACACCAGCAGCATCACGCCTTACTACTTGCTGGCGGCGGTCGATCACCGGATCGACGACCTCGGCGAAGTGGCCCCGGCGACCCCGGATCAAGCGATCTACCTCGACATCTTCGCCCGCACGTTCTGGATGGGCCTGGTCATCACCGTGATCTGCCTGTTCTTGGCGTATCCGTTGGCCTACCTGCTGGCGAACCTGCCATCGCGGCAAAGCAACCTGCTGATGATTCTGGTGCTGCTGCCGTTCTGGACCTCGATTCTGGTGCGCGTCGCTGCGTGGATCGTGTTGCTGCAATCCGGCGGGTTGATCAACAGCGGGCTGATGGCCATGGGCATCATTGATAAGCCGCTGGAACTGGTGTTCAACCGCACCGGGGTCTACATCTCGATGGTGCACATCCTGCTGCCGTTCATGATCCTGCCGATTTACAGCGTGATGAAAGGCATCTCGCCGACCTACATGCGCGCCGCGATTTCCCTCGGCTGCCACCCGTTCGCCAGTTTCTGGCGGGTGTACTTCCCGCAGACCTATGCCGGTGTCGGTGCCGGTTGCCTGTTGGTGTTCATCCTCGCCATTGGCTACTACATCACCCCGGCGTTGCTGGGCAGCCCGAACGATCAGATGGTCAGCTACTTCGTCGCCTTCTACACCAACACCAGCATCAACTGGGGCATGGCGACCGCGCTCGGTGGGCTGCTGCTGTTGGCGACTGTGGTGCTTTATCTGATTTACAGCTGGCTGGTGGGCGCCAGTCGCCTGCGCCTGAGCTAAGGGGAGAATTGAAATGCTGAGTCCTTATATGTCGCCCGTTGAGCGGGTGTGGTTCTACAGCTTGCGGATTCTCTGCGGCCTGGTTTTGTTGTTCCTGATCTTGCCGGTGCTGGTGATCATCCCGCTGTCGTTCAACTCCGGCAGTTTCCTGGTGTACCCGCTGCAAGGTTTTTCGCTGCACTGGTATCAGGACTTCTTTGCCTCGGCGGAATGGATGCGCTCGCTGAAGAACAGCATCATCGTCGCCCCGGCGGCCACGGTGCTCGCAATGGTGTTCGGCACGTTGGCGGCGATTGGCCTGACCCGTGGTGATTTCCCGGGCAAGGCGCTGGTGATGGCGTTGGTGATTTCGCCGATGGTGGTGCCGGTGGTGATCATCGGTGTGGCGAGTTATCTGTTCTTCGCACCGCTGGGCCTGGGCAACAGCTTCTTCTCGCTGATCGTGGTGCACGCGGTGTTGGGCGTGCCGTTTGTGATCATCACCGTGTCGGCGACGTTGCAGGGGTTTAACCACAACCTGGTGCGCGCCGCTGCCAGCCTGGGTGCTTCGCCGCTGACCGCGTTCCGGCGGGTGACGTTGCCGTTGATCGCGCCGGGCGTGATCTCCGGGGCGCTGTTTGCCTTCGCCACCTCGTTCGATGAAGTGGTGGTGACGCTGTTCCTCGCCGGTCCTGAGCAAGCGACCTTGCCACGGCAGATGTTCAGCGGCATCCGCGAAAACCTCAGCCCGACGATTGCGGCGGCTGCGACGTTGCTGATTGCCTTCTCGGTGATTCTGTTGCTAACGCTGGAATGGCTGCGTGGCCGTAGCGAGAAACTGCGTACCGCGCAGGTCTGATTCGGTCTCTGTAGGAGCTGGTAGGAGCTGTCGAGTGAAACGAGGCTGCGATCTTTTGACTTTGATTTTTAAATACAAGATCAAAAGATCGCAGCCTCGTTTCACTCGACAGCTCCTACCAGTTCCTACCAGCTCCTACCTGCTCCCACATTGGTTTTGTGTGGTAGTCGAGATCTCTGGTCATTCGCGCCGTGAATAAACGACAAACCCCAATCCCCAGCTACTATTGTGCCCAGCTCCCCAAACGATAAGAGGCTGCGCACATGAGTCTTTCCTCTTTCAAAATTGCCCACAAACTGATCACCGGCGCCGCTGCCATCGAGCAACTGGCCGCCGAGCTGACTCGCCTGGATGTCGATAACCCGCTGATCGTCACCGATGCCGCGCTGGTCAAGTCCGGCACGGTCGAGCTGGCGCTGGCGCATCTGGGTGATCGCACCTACGAAATATTCGACCGCGTCCTGCCCGACCCGGAAATCGCCATCGTCGAAGACTGCATGCGCGTGTACCGCGAAGGCGGGCATGACGGGTTGATAGGCTTGGGCGGTGGCAGTGCCATCGACATCGCCAAAAGCGTGGCGGCTTACGCCGGGTATCACGGCGCGCTGGAAGATTTGTTCGGCGTCGATCAAGTACCGCGCAAAGGCCCGCCGCTGATCGCTATCCCGACCACTGCCGGCACCGGTTCGGAAGTCACCAACGTGGCGATCCTCTCCGACAAGCTCGCGCAGCTGAAGAAGGGCATTGTCAGCGACTATCTATTACCGGACGTTGCATTGGTCAGCCCGCAAATGACCCTGACCTGCCCGCGCAGTGTCACCGCCGCCAGTGGCGTCGATGCACTGGTGCATGCGATCGAGTCCTATCTGTCGCTGAATGCCTCGGCGATCACCGATGCCTTGGCGATTGGTGCGATCAAACTGATCACCCAGGCGCTGCCCAAGGCCTACGCCAACCCGGCCAACCTACAAGCCCGCGAAGACATGGCCACCGCCAGCCTGATGGCCGGCATGGCGTTCGGCAATGCCGGGGTCGGCGCGGTGCATGCGCTGGCGTATCCGCTGGGCGGGCGCTACAACATTGCCCACGGCGTCAGCAATGCTTTGCTGCTGCCGTATGTTATGACCTGGAACAAGTTGGCCTGCGTTGAGCGCATGCAGGATATTGCCGAAGCCATGGGCGTAAAAACCGCGCACCTGAGCGCCACCGATGCGGCGGACAAAGCCGTGGAGGCGATGACCGCATTGTGCCTGGCGGTGGAAATCCCCTTGGGTCTGCGCAGTTTCGGCGTACCTGAAGACGCGATCCCGGCCATGGCCGTGGAAGCAGCGGGGATCGAGCGCCTGATGCGCAACAATCCGCGCAAATTGAGTGCCGTCGATATCGAGAAGATCTACCGGGCGGCGTACTAGAGCCCGTCGGCACTTAATGATTGAAGGCAGGCCCAATCATCGCGGTCACAGTGCGCGCGCCAAAGCATGAGGTATACAATGCGCGCCATCGTGATTCTGCTCAGAAAAGGTGCGTCATGCAGCCCTTCGTAATTGCTCCGTCGATTCTCTCCGCCGACTTCGCCCGCCTGGGCGAAGAAGTGGACAACGTCCTGGCCGCTGGCGCCGACTTCGTGCACTTCGATGTCATGGACAACCATTACGTGCCCAACCTGACCATCGGCCCGATGGTCTGCGCGGCATTGCGCAAATACGGCGTGACCGCGCCGATCGACGCCCACTTGATGGTCAGCCCGGTGGACCGCATCGTCGGTGACTTCATCGAAGCCGGCGCGACCTACATCACCTTCCACCCGGAAGCCACGCAACACGTTGATCGCTCCCTGCAACTGATCCGCGAAGGCGGCTGCAAGTCGGGCCTGGTGTTCAACCCGGCGACCCCGCTGAGCGTGCTCGAGTACGTGATGGACAAGGTCGACATGATCTTGCTGATGAGCGTCAACCCGGGCTTCGGCGGGCAGAAGTTCATCCCCGGTACCCTCGACAAACTGCGTCAGGCCCGCGCGCTGATCGATGCCTCCGGTCGCGACATTCGCCTGGAAATCGACGGCGGCGTGAACGTGAACAACATTCGCGAAATCGCCGCCGCTGGCGCCGACACCTTCGTGGCCGGCTCGGCGATCTTCAATGCGCCGAACTACCAGGAAGTGATCGAGAAGATGCGTTCCGAACTGGCGCTGGCTCGCCCATGAGTGGCTTTGAGCAGCTGTTCCCGGGGCGACTGCCGCGACTGGTGATGTTCGATCTGGATGGCACGTTGATCGATTCGGTCCCCGACCTCGCGGTTGCCGTGGATAACATGCTGCTCAAGATGGGCCGCGAACCTGCCGGCCTCGAGTCGGTGCGCGAGTGGGTCGGCAATGGCGCGCCGGTACTGGTGCGCCGTGCATTGGCGGGTGGCATCGACCATTCGACGGTCGATGACGGCGAGGCCGAAGGCGCGCTGGAGATTTTCATGGAGGCTTACAGCGAAAGC containing:
- a CDS encoding ABC transporter substrate-binding protein, giving the protein MLRSLKLTALVMGMIGAAHAMAAGPDLTVVSFGGANKAAQVKAFYAPWEAAGNGKIVAGEYNGEMAKVKAMVDTKSVSWDLVEVESPELSRGCDEDMFEQLDPKLFGKTEDYVKGAIQPCGVGFFVWSTVLAYNADKLASAPTSWVDFWDTKKFPGKRGLRKGAKYTLEFALMADGVAPKDVYKVLAGKDGQDRAFKKLDELKPSIQWWEAGAQPPQYLASGDVVMSSAYNGRIAAVQKESNLKVVWNGGIYDFDAWAIPKGLDKTRAEAAKKFIAYSVMPQQQKTYSENIAYGPANTQAVPLLAKDVLKDMPTTPENIANQVQIDVSFWADNGEQLEQRFNSWAAK
- the rpe gene encoding ribulose-phosphate 3-epimerase produces the protein MQPFVIAPSILSADFARLGEEVDNVLAAGADFVHFDVMDNHYVPNLTIGPMVCAALRKYGVTAPIDAHLMVSPVDRIVGDFIEAGATYITFHPEATQHVDRSLQLIREGGCKSGLVFNPATPLSVLEYVMDKVDMILLMSVNPGFGGQKFIPGTLDKLRQARALIDASGRDIRLEIDGGVNVNNIREIAAAGADTFVAGSAIFNAPNYQEVIEKMRSELALARP
- a CDS encoding ABC transporter permease, whose amino-acid sequence is MLSPYMSPVERVWFYSLRILCGLVLLFLILPVLVIIPLSFNSGSFLVYPLQGFSLHWYQDFFASAEWMRSLKNSIIVAPAATVLAMVFGTLAAIGLTRGDFPGKALVMALVISPMVVPVVIIGVASYLFFAPLGLGNSFFSLIVVHAVLGVPFVIITVSATLQGFNHNLVRAAASLGASPLTAFRRVTLPLIAPGVISGALFAFATSFDEVVVTLFLAGPEQATLPRQMFSGIRENLSPTIAAAATLLIAFSVILLLTLEWLRGRSEKLRTAQV
- a CDS encoding response regulator transcription factor, whose amino-acid sequence is MENNVIRVLVAEDHTIVREGIKQLIGLAKDLLVVGEASNGEQLLETLRHVPCEVVLLDISMPGVNGLEAIPRIRALNNPPAILVLSMHDEAQMAARALKVGAAGYATKDSDPALLLTAIRKVAAGGRYIDPDLADRMVFEVGLTDSRPLHSLLSEREFSVFERLAQGANVNDIAQQLALSSKTISTHKARLMQKLNITSLAELVKYAMEHKLL
- a CDS encoding iron-containing alcohol dehydrogenase, encoding MSLSSFKIAHKLITGAAAIEQLAAELTRLDVDNPLIVTDAALVKSGTVELALAHLGDRTYEIFDRVLPDPEIAIVEDCMRVYREGGHDGLIGLGGGSAIDIAKSVAAYAGYHGALEDLFGVDQVPRKGPPLIAIPTTAGTGSEVTNVAILSDKLAQLKKGIVSDYLLPDVALVSPQMTLTCPRSVTAASGVDALVHAIESYLSLNASAITDALAIGAIKLITQALPKAYANPANLQAREDMATASLMAGMAFGNAGVGAVHALAYPLGGRYNIAHGVSNALLLPYVMTWNKLACVERMQDIAEAMGVKTAHLSATDAADKAVEAMTALCLAVEIPLGLRSFGVPEDAIPAMAVEAAGIERLMRNNPRKLSAVDIEKIYRAAY
- a CDS encoding ABC transporter ATP-binding protein encodes the protein MSQVDSSAGANDILVSFRGVQKSYDGENLIVKDLNLDIRKGEFLTLLGPSGSGKTTSLMMLAGFETPTAGEILLAGRSINNVPPHKRDIGMVFQNYALFPHMTVAENLAFPLTVRGLNKSDVSDKVKKVLSMVQLDAFAQRYPAQLSGGQQQRVALARALVFEPQLVLMDEPLGALDKQLREHMQMEIKHLHQRLGVTVVYVTHDQGEALTMSDRVAVFHQGEIQQIAPPRTLYEEPKNTFVANFIGENNRLNGRLHSQTGDRCIVELGRGEKVEALAVNVGKTGEPVTLSIRPERVSLNGSSESCVNRFSGRVAEFIYLGDHVRVRLEVCGKTDFFVKQPIAELDPELAVGDVVPLGWQVEHVRALDPLLEAH
- a CDS encoding ABC transporter permease; this encodes MAIAVPLNAGTDPTLKQRLKHAERINRWKAQALIAPLVLFLLLVFLVPIVALLYKSVGNPEVVGGMPRTVTAIASWDGRGLPAEPVYKAASEDLAEARKNQTLGDLSKRLNMELAGYRSLLTKTARALPFATEPASYKEALESLDERWGDPAYWQAVRRNTSSITPYYLLAAVDHRIDDLGEVAPATPDQAIYLDIFARTFWMGLVITVICLFLAYPLAYLLANLPSRQSNLLMILVLLPFWTSILVRVAAWIVLLQSGGLINSGLMAMGIIDKPLELVFNRTGVYISMVHILLPFMILPIYSVMKGISPTYMRAAISLGCHPFASFWRVYFPQTYAGVGAGCLLVFILAIGYYITPALLGSPNDQMVSYFVAFYTNTSINWGMATALGGLLLLATVVLYLIYSWLVGASRLRLS
- a CDS encoding PAS domain-containing sensor histidine kinase is translated as MMRFRCLWVIGCLWFPLMGWAAPAPPAHVAHLSAAQQQWLAEHGELRVGVVLQAPYAQYDRRLQRLSGVNVELMKWLAKALKVELSWRNFPDVEQLEAAVREGEVDIAPGLTQTPGGLRLWQFSDPYMRVPQLVVSDQKGTGVVELEKLDSQTRVAVRMPSVIADYLRSNFPHLNLQGVPIERQALQLLLSQQAGYAVVDEAQLGRLSAEPEFAGLVVVGDIGLPQLLRVATRRDWPELAGIVESALRAIPAKDLEQLHNQWLQPKYPRLSESPGFWQNLCLLLAVLLLSSMAIVFWQRRQQHSLEQRLLAAREDIALRQASEEALRLTQFSIDQSTVGILWVNWDSHVRYANRAAETMLGYPSGGIIDRPLIDFEPGLHMDRWLNLWKRARASEEGPQSFETNCVRADGSILPADVSLSFLRFRDGEYLVVYLNDVTERRRALAALQESEARLQGIAANVPGLVFRLERAPVTGQIDFAYISEGSESLVGYSPATLAHRDKGLRSLVHPDDKASYHQTQDHALDTDSDWSWQGRILTRSGEQRWAEIKAITRRLEDGAYVWDGIVWDISESKLIELELASSREQLRELSAHLESVREEEKARIAREVHDELGQMLTVLKLETSMCELAYAQLDPGLNERLNSMKRLIAQLFQLVRDVATALRPPILDAGIASAIEWQARRFEARTQIPCLVQVPENLPVLSDAKAIGLFRILQEALTNVMRHAQAHTVELTLALEGDELCLTVSDDGVGFVPATGRPTSFGVVGMRERVLIMGGQLSLESEPGEGTTLSVRVPVDEV